One genomic region from Salvia splendens isolate huo1 unplaced genomic scaffold, SspV2 ctg647, whole genome shotgun sequence encodes:
- the LOC121790878 gene encoding histone H2B.3-like, with translation MAPKAEKKPAEKKPAAEKAPAAEKAPAEKKPKAGKKLPKDAAAGGDKKKKRNKKSVETYKIYIFKVLKQVHPDIGISSKAMGIMNSFINDIFEKLAQEAARLARYNKKPTITSREIQTAVRLVLPGELAKHAVSEGTKAVTKFTSS, from the coding sequence ATGGCACCGAAGGCAGAGAAGAAGCCAGCTGAGAAGAAGCCCGCCGCCGAGAAAGCTCCCGCGGCGGAGAAGGCTCCGGCCGAGAAGAAGCCGAAGGCGGGGAAGAAGCTGCCGAAGGACGCTGCCGCCGGCGgagacaagaagaagaagaggaataaGAAGAGCGTGGAGACCTACAAGATCTACATCTTCAAGGTGCTGAAGCAGGTGCACCCCGACATCGGAATCTCCAGCAAGGCGATGGGGATCATGAACAGCTTCATCAACGACATCTTCGAGAAGCTGGcgcaggaggcggcgcggctTGCTCGCTACAACAAGAAGCCGACGATCACGTCGCGGGAGATCCAGACCGCCGTGAGATTAGTGCTTCCCGGTGAATTGGCGAAGCACGCGGTGTCGGAGGGGACTAAGGCGGTGACGAAGTTCACGAGCTCTTGA